A genomic segment from Candidatus Omnitrophota bacterium encodes:
- a CDS encoding methyltransferase domain-containing protein, translated as MGIKPEERGHYLSREYDTKERFASYWHQADETLKRNPRSVLVVGSGGGFLEQYLEKRGVDVTTADIDPALSPDITADVRKMPLGDESFDVSVCFEVLEHIEYEDFTAALKELGRLSRQWVIISIPEVRPVFRVFADLPIIGWFRFMIPKFQMGTPEHTDRGMGHYWNIGEKGYSLDRIRKDISASGFMIESTYRVFENPLHRFFVLKKVAK; from the coding sequence ATGGGAATAAAGCCCGAAGAGCGGGGACATTACCTTTCCCGGGAATATGATACGAAGGAAAGGTTTGCCAGTTACTGGCACCAGGCCGATGAAACGCTTAAACGCAACCCCAGAAGTGTGCTGGTGGTAGGTTCCGGAGGAGGTTTTCTTGAGCAATACCTTGAAAAAAGGGGGGTGGATGTTACGACCGCGGATATCGACCCGGCTCTTTCACCTGATATTACGGCTGACGTGAGGAAGATGCCTCTCGGTGATGAAAGTTTCGATGTATCAGTGTGTTTTGAGGTGCTCGAGCATATTGAATATGAAGATTTTACAGCTGCCCTTAAAGAGTTAGGCAGGCTATCCCGGCAGTGGGTCATTATATCCATTCCGGAAGTGAGGCCGGTATTCAGGGTTTTCGCTGATCTTCCTATTATCGGGTGGTTCAGGTTCATGATCCCTAAATTTCAGATGGGGACGCCGGAACATACTGACAGGGGCATGGGCCATTACTGGAACATAGGCGAGAAGGGATATTCACTGGACCGTATCAGAAAGGATATAAGCGCCTCAGGATTTATGATAGAAAGCACTTACAGGGTATTTGAAAACCCCTTGCACAGGTTCTTTGTGCTTAAGAAGGTAGCGAAATGA
- a CDS encoding oligosaccharide flippase family protein codes for MLNEKSFEKDMESMRQHEQKSLGTMAVKGASWLFSFKLAQRGMGLLKTVILARLLAPNDFGLMGVAVLAINTLETFSKTGIEAALIQKKEDIRSYLDSAWTVQILRSLLLFAVLFTVAPVVGAFFKSQEAVSVIRVLALMELLTGLKNPGVVYFQKELRFERKFALESIGLAANISISVTLAILFRNVWALVWGSLSGVLVTTVASYLMQSYRPTLRFKADKVKEMLNFGKWLFGSSILVFLVTQGDDAFVGRVLGITALGFYQMAYHLSNAPATEIAHTMSQVMFPVFSKMQGDLARLRSAFIQLLQLTIAVALPLSAGIFLLAGVFTRSVLGDKWVPMIPSMKVLAAAGFLRAVSAMIGTTFIALGRPQLDTRCQAIRLFVLAVTIYPLMRIMGLTGIALSVCLSIGAALLGFLLSVSDMLRVEKVELLIKPAWGVALTILMSGFVLLVRELLKDNDLLSFLVSAVCGVLIYTVGLLICDRLTSFKVVEMVRKRIRST; via the coding sequence ATGTTGAACGAGAAGTCTTTTGAAAAAGATATGGAATCTATGCGCCAGCATGAACAGAAGTCTCTTGGCACTATGGCGGTGAAAGGGGCGTCATGGCTGTTCTCGTTCAAGCTTGCGCAAAGAGGCATGGGATTGCTGAAAACAGTGATCCTTGCCCGGCTTCTCGCGCCGAACGATTTCGGTCTTATGGGAGTCGCTGTGCTTGCTATAAACACGCTTGAGACTTTTTCCAAAACGGGCATCGAGGCGGCCCTGATACAGAAAAAGGAAGATATCCGCAGCTATCTTGATTCCGCCTGGACCGTTCAGATCCTCAGGTCTCTGTTGCTTTTTGCTGTTTTGTTTACGGTCGCCCCGGTTGTGGGGGCTTTCTTCAAAAGTCAGGAGGCTGTTTCCGTCATACGTGTACTCGCCTTGATGGAACTTCTTACGGGCCTTAAGAACCCGGGAGTGGTATATTTTCAGAAGGAACTGCGTTTTGAGAGAAAATTCGCTCTGGAGTCGATCGGGCTCGCGGCCAATATAAGCATTTCCGTCACTCTTGCGATACTTTTTAGAAATGTATGGGCGCTTGTATGGGGGTCGCTTTCCGGCGTTCTGGTGACCACCGTTGCTTCGTACCTGATGCAGTCTTACAGGCCCACATTGCGTTTTAAGGCGGACAAGGTCAAGGAGATGTTAAATTTCGGGAAGTGGCTATTCGGTTCCAGTATCCTGGTTTTTCTGGTTACGCAGGGAGATGACGCATTTGTAGGCAGGGTTCTGGGGATTACGGCACTGGGCTTTTACCAAATGGCGTACCATCTTTCGAACGCGCCTGCTACCGAGATCGCTCATACGATGTCTCAGGTGATGTTCCCGGTATTTTCCAAGATGCAGGGGGATTTAGCAAGATTGAGAAGTGCCTTCATCCAGTTATTGCAGCTTACCATTGCGGTTGCACTGCCTTTATCGGCGGGGATATTCCTTTTAGCGGGTGTTTTTACGCGCTCAGTGCTTGGCGATAAATGGGTGCCGATGATACCGTCCATGAAAGTTCTGGCCGCCGCGGGTTTCCTGAGGGCTGTTTCAGCTATGATAGGAACGACGTTTATCGCGTTAGGGCGTCCGCAACTGGATACACGATGCCAGGCGATCAGGTTGTTCGTTCTGGCAGTAACTATTTATCCGTTAATGCGGATCATGGGGCTTACAGGTATTGCTCTTTCGGTCTGTCTAAGTATCGGTGCGGCTCTTCTCGGTTTTCTTCTCAGCGTCAGTGATATGCTCAGGGTAGAAAAGGTCGAACTTCTGATCAAGCCCGCATGGGGAGTCGCGCTTACGATCTTGATGAGCGGGTTCGTCCTCCTAGTCAGGGAACTTTTGAAAGACAATGATCTTTTATCTTTCTTGGTTTCTGCAGTTTGCGGTGTGTTGATTTACACCGTGGGATTATTAATATGCGATAGATTGACCTCATTCAAGGTGGTGGAGATGGTTCGGAAAAGGATAAGGAGCACATAA
- a CDS encoding glycosyltransferase: protein MKDISVSIITYNRKDILNRVIKSLERQTYPHEKFEVVVVDDGSTDGTVDYMKGVLDRTTCDIKYIRREENMGTSVVRNVSLENAESPLVLFLEDDTIADERLLEEHVQWHREWPDERVVVVGREVRDERSFATPFGHYVKDTSERFFDSVHRKKGGNDVDLYKGFITFNLSAKKRFIVNNGMFDPEFKYFSEDIELGYRLSKAGLEIKYNEKAVIFNHHPAYLEEYCRRNLNRGYYAVLFTRKHPEAVLASMPAGAIKCRLKDAVYPLLLKAGDTLDRRGIALPRTIYRKILDYYMEKGVRLALEGRPLSWE, encoded by the coding sequence ATGAAGGACATATCAGTAAGCATAATTACCTATAACCGCAAGGACATACTTAACCGCGTCATTAAATCCCTTGAGAGACAAACTTATCCTCATGAGAAGTTCGAGGTCGTGGTTGTGGATGATGGTTCCACGGACGGTACCGTGGATTATATGAAGGGTGTTCTCGACAGGACAACCTGCGACATAAAATATATACGCAGGGAGGAGAACATGGGTACATCCGTGGTCCGTAATGTCAGTCTGGAGAATGCGGAAAGTCCTCTGGTGCTTTTTCTGGAAGACGATACCATAGCGGATGAGCGGTTATTGGAGGAACATGTCCAGTGGCACCGGGAATGGCCTGATGAAAGAGTAGTGGTGGTCGGCCGGGAGGTTAGGGACGAAAGGTCTTTCGCTACGCCCTTTGGACATTATGTCAAAGATACTTCGGAGAGGTTCTTTGATTCAGTTCACAGGAAGAAAGGAGGTAATGACGTCGACCTATACAAGGGGTTCATAACTTTCAACCTGTCGGCGAAGAAAAGATTTATTGTTAATAACGGCATGTTCGATCCGGAATTCAAATATTTTTCCGAGGATATAGAGCTGGGGTACAGGCTTTCCAAGGCGGGCCTGGAAATAAAATACAACGAAAAAGCAGTTATATTCAATCATCATCCGGCGTATTTGGAAGAATATTGCAGACGCAATCTTAACAGGGGATATTATGCTGTTTTATTCACCAGAAAACATCCCGAAGCAGTTCTGGCATCCATGCCGGCCGGGGCGATTAAGTGCCGCCTTAAGGATGCCGTATATCCTTTGTTATTAAAGGCGGGGGATACGCTTGACAGGAGAGGTATAGCCTTGCCGAGGACTATCTATCGGAAAATTCTTGATTATTATATGGAAAAGGGGGTGAGGTTAGCTCTAGAGGGCCGGCCTCTTTCTTGGGAATAA